One window from the genome of Amycolatopsis sp. NBC_01480 encodes:
- a CDS encoding GMC family oxidoreductase yields MSEFDYVVVGGGTAGSVVAARLSQDPDVTVCLLEAGPSDVDDPAILELTKWMGLLESGYDWDYLVEPQESGNSYLRHARARVLGGCSSHNSCIAFWAPAEDLDEWASLGLPGWSAADVFPLYQRLETNDGPGEHHGRSGPVTIRSVPPRDPAGVALLAACAQEGIPTTEFNSGRTVTHGANWFQINAREDGTRSSASVSYLHPILGRRPNLEVRTDARAKRLLFSGRRCVGVELQAPDLIHSEKVTARREVILSSGAIDSPKLLMLSGIGPAEHLREVGVDVLVDSPGVGANLQDHPEGLVQWDALQPMVTESTQWWEIGIFTTTEEGLDRPDLMFHYGSVPFDLNTLRYGYPTTENGFCLTPNVTRSRSTGTVRLRTRDFRDKPRVDPRYFSDEHDMRVMTHGVRLARSIAAQPAMDEWAGTELSPGRDVTTDDEIADYLRKTHNTVYHPACTVKMGPESDSAAVLDERLRVRGVEGLRVADASVMPFLVAVNPCITTMAIGEKCADMVKEDHS; encoded by the coding sequence ATGAGTGAGTTCGACTACGTGGTCGTCGGCGGTGGCACGGCGGGCTCAGTGGTGGCCGCGCGGCTTTCCCAGGACCCGGACGTCACCGTCTGCCTGCTGGAGGCCGGACCGTCCGATGTGGACGACCCGGCCATCCTCGAGCTGACGAAGTGGATGGGGCTGCTGGAATCCGGCTACGACTGGGACTACCTGGTGGAGCCGCAGGAGTCCGGCAACTCCTACCTGCGCCACGCGCGGGCCCGAGTGCTCGGCGGCTGCTCCTCGCACAACTCGTGCATCGCGTTCTGGGCGCCGGCCGAGGACCTCGACGAGTGGGCCTCGCTGGGCCTGCCGGGCTGGTCGGCCGCCGACGTTTTCCCGCTGTACCAACGCCTCGAGACCAACGACGGGCCGGGCGAGCACCACGGCCGCTCGGGCCCGGTGACGATCCGCTCGGTGCCGCCGCGCGACCCCGCGGGCGTCGCGCTGCTCGCCGCGTGCGCGCAGGAGGGCATCCCGACCACGGAGTTCAACTCCGGCCGGACCGTCACGCACGGCGCGAACTGGTTCCAGATCAACGCGCGCGAGGACGGCACGCGCTCCTCGGCGTCGGTCTCGTACCTGCACCCGATCCTGGGCCGGCGCCCCAATCTCGAGGTGCGCACCGACGCGCGGGCCAAGCGCCTGCTGTTCTCCGGACGGCGCTGCGTGGGCGTGGAATTGCAGGCGCCGGACCTGATCCACAGCGAGAAGGTGACGGCGCGGCGCGAGGTGATCCTCAGCTCCGGCGCGATCGACTCACCGAAGCTGCTGATGCTGTCCGGCATCGGGCCGGCGGAGCACCTGCGCGAGGTGGGCGTGGACGTGCTGGTGGACTCGCCGGGCGTCGGGGCGAACCTGCAGGATCACCCGGAGGGGCTGGTCCAGTGGGACGCGCTGCAGCCGATGGTCACCGAATCCACGCAGTGGTGGGAAATCGGCATCTTCACCACCACCGAGGAGGGCCTGGACCGGCCGGACCTGATGTTCCACTACGGCTCGGTGCCGTTCGACCTGAACACCCTGCGCTACGGCTACCCGACGACGGAGAACGGCTTCTGCCTCACCCCGAACGTCACGCGCAGCCGCTCGACCGGCACGGTCCGCCTGCGCACCCGCGACTTCCGCGACAAGCCCCGCGTGGACCCCCGCTACTTCAGCGACGAGCACGACATGCGCGTGATGACCCACGGCGTCCGGCTGGCCCGCTCGATCGCGGCCCAGCCGGCCATGGACGAGTGGGCGGGCACGGAGCTGTCCCCCGGCCGCGACGTCACCACGGACGACGAGATCGCCGACTACCTGCGCAAGACCCACAACACCGTCTACCACCCCGCGTGCACGGTGAAGATGGGCCCGGAGTCGGACAGCGCCGCCGTCCTGGACGAACGGCTGCGCGTGCGCGGCGTCGAGGGCCTGCGCGTCGCGGACGCCTCGGTGATGCCCTTCCTGGTCGCGGTCAACCCCTGCATCACGACGATGGCAATCGGCGAGAAATGCGCGGACATGGTGAAGGAAGACCACTCCTGA
- a CDS encoding class I SAM-dependent RNA methyltransferase: MTENWLGRTLELEIGPVAHGGHCVSRVDGRVVFVRHGLPGERVRAEVTEDKGGAFCRADAVEVLTGSEHRVEPPCPLAAPGGCGGCDWQHADPAYQRSLKAAVVAEQLQRLAGISREVVVEPLDGGPLGWRSRVRLVAGRDGRAGLRAHHSHRVVPLDDCPIAVKGSLDSVLAKRWRPGSEIEVTSDGEGHQHVREVSTVHGRNKSRQLSGGEAVHHAADRDWRFDAHGFWQVHPAAADTFAQVVAEWAEAPRGGVAWDLYAGVGLFASVLAEQVGPEGRVLAVESGRRAVTDGERNLADLPQVSWRTGRVEHLVADAPRPVDVVVLDPPRKGAGKAVVDAIVAGSPDRIVYVACDPAALARDVATFASHGYSLSDLRAFDAFPMTHHVECIALLQ; the protein is encoded by the coding sequence ATGACGGAGAACTGGCTCGGCCGCACCCTCGAGCTCGAGATCGGGCCGGTGGCGCACGGCGGGCACTGTGTGTCCCGTGTGGACGGACGGGTGGTGTTCGTCCGGCACGGCCTGCCGGGTGAGCGCGTGCGCGCGGAAGTGACCGAGGACAAGGGCGGCGCGTTCTGCCGCGCCGACGCCGTCGAGGTGCTGACCGGGTCTGAACACCGGGTGGAGCCGCCGTGCCCGCTCGCGGCGCCCGGTGGCTGCGGCGGTTGCGATTGGCAGCACGCCGACCCGGCGTACCAGCGTTCGCTGAAGGCCGCCGTCGTTGCCGAGCAGTTGCAACGGCTGGCCGGGATCTCACGCGAGGTGGTCGTCGAGCCGCTCGACGGCGGCCCGCTCGGCTGGCGCAGCCGGGTCCGGCTGGTCGCGGGCCGGGACGGGCGCGCCGGGCTGCGCGCGCACCACAGCCACCGCGTCGTCCCGCTGGACGACTGCCCGATCGCGGTGAAGGGCTCGCTCGACAGCGTGCTGGCCAAGCGCTGGCGCCCGGGCAGCGAGATCGAGGTGACCAGCGACGGCGAGGGCCACCAGCACGTGCGCGAAGTGTCCACTGTGCACGGTCGGAACAAGTCGCGGCAGCTGTCCGGCGGTGAGGCGGTGCACCACGCCGCGGACCGCGACTGGCGGTTCGACGCGCACGGCTTCTGGCAGGTGCACCCGGCCGCGGCGGACACCTTCGCCCAGGTCGTGGCGGAGTGGGCGGAGGCGCCGCGCGGCGGGGTGGCCTGGGACCTGTACGCGGGCGTCGGGTTGTTCGCCTCGGTGCTGGCCGAGCAGGTCGGGCCCGAGGGCCGGGTGCTGGCCGTGGAGTCGGGCCGCCGCGCGGTCACCGACGGCGAGCGGAACCTGGCGGACCTGCCGCAGGTGAGCTGGCGCACGGGCCGCGTCGAGCACCTGGTGGCGGACGCGCCGCGGCCGGTCGACGTGGTCGTACTGGACCCGCCGCGCAAGGGCGCCGGGAAGGCGGTCGTGGACGCGATCGTGGCCGGCTCGCCCGACCGGATCGTCTACGTGGCCTGCGATCCGGCGGCGCTGGCGCGAGACGTGGCGACGTTCGCTTCGCACGGGTACTCGCTTTCGGACCTGCGCGCGTTCGACGCGTTCCCGATGACGCACCACGTGGAGTGCATCGCGCTGCTTCAGTAG
- a CDS encoding alpha/beta fold hydrolase translates to MSIRKVTAVVSVTVAALGLAAPADAAAPPRTWAPCTQLAASWPKEAGTAAECTTVTVPVDYSRPDGRAIELAVDRIPASDQAHRRGVLVLNPGGPGGTGMSMPELIRTSRLSDLAKYYDLVGFDPRGTGYSGQIDCQALGGAPEPGPGESEKDQWLDQVRWRATKYTGCAEKDPEFAASLGAVTIARDVDRIREALGERKINYFGVSWGTALGATYRSLFDEHVDKMAIDSVLPPDLDLDRFDQVETRAHDENLHRFAGWMASRDAVLHLGKTADQVVATELAMFSELKAHPRQIVQNGVPLTLNDTWVFNQAGSTSPRWGTAASALAAVHAGKDPAPSAQAQAQEPAAGAFGWDEKRPYALNRYVQHAVNCADSTSSRDLDQVWSDYTVTDARYPLSAGGQPGYSGSCVDWPYSGKYIDYRPGHSPLQLIAHRYESVTPYQGALEMRQRIGGSVLTVGDDVHGSLANLPCASKLVRFFGTGVPITDSCDGAPSPEPQPVP, encoded by the coding sequence ATGTCCATTCGCAAGGTGACGGCGGTGGTGAGCGTGACCGTGGCGGCACTGGGCCTCGCCGCCCCGGCCGACGCGGCGGCCCCGCCGCGAACCTGGGCCCCGTGCACGCAGCTGGCCGCCTCCTGGCCCAAGGAAGCGGGCACGGCCGCGGAGTGCACGACGGTGACCGTGCCGGTCGACTACAGCCGGCCGGACGGGCGGGCCATCGAGCTGGCGGTGGACCGGATCCCCGCGTCCGACCAGGCCCACCGCCGGGGCGTGCTGGTGCTGAACCCGGGCGGGCCGGGCGGCACCGGGATGTCGATGCCGGAGCTCATCCGGACCAGCCGGCTCAGTGACCTGGCGAAGTACTACGACCTGGTCGGCTTCGACCCGCGCGGCACCGGTTACAGCGGGCAGATCGACTGCCAGGCGCTGGGCGGCGCGCCGGAGCCGGGGCCGGGGGAGTCCGAAAAGGACCAATGGCTCGACCAGGTCCGCTGGCGGGCCACCAAGTACACCGGCTGTGCGGAGAAGGACCCGGAGTTCGCCGCGAGCCTCGGCGCGGTCACGATCGCCCGTGACGTCGACCGGATCCGCGAGGCGCTGGGCGAGCGGAAGATCAACTACTTCGGCGTCTCCTGGGGCACCGCGCTCGGCGCGACCTACCGCAGCCTGTTCGACGAGCACGTGGACAAGATGGCCATCGACTCGGTGCTGCCCCCGGACCTGGACCTCGACCGGTTCGACCAGGTGGAGACCAGGGCGCACGACGAGAACCTGCACCGGTTCGCCGGCTGGATGGCTTCGCGTGACGCCGTGCTCCACCTGGGCAAGACGGCCGATCAGGTGGTGGCCACGGAGCTGGCGATGTTCAGCGAGCTGAAGGCCCACCCGCGGCAGATCGTCCAGAACGGGGTGCCGCTCACGCTGAACGACACCTGGGTGTTCAACCAGGCCGGGTCCACCTCGCCGAGGTGGGGGACCGCGGCCTCGGCGCTGGCCGCCGTGCACGCCGGGAAGGACCCTGCCCCGTCCGCGCAGGCCCAGGCCCAGGAACCGGCCGCGGGAGCGTTCGGCTGGGACGAGAAGCGCCCGTACGCGCTGAACCGGTACGTGCAGCACGCGGTCAACTGCGCCGATTCCACCAGCAGTCGCGATCTGGACCAGGTGTGGAGCGACTACACCGTGACCGATGCGCGCTACCCGCTGTCGGCCGGCGGCCAGCCGGGCTACTCCGGCAGCTGCGTGGACTGGCCGTACAGCGGGAAGTACATCGACTACCGGCCCGGCCACAGCCCCTTGCAGCTGATCGCGCACCGCTACGAATCCGTGACGCCGTACCAGGGCGCGCTGGAAATGCGGCAGCGCATCGGCGGTTCGGTCCTCACGGTGGGCGACGACGTGCACGGCTCGCTGGCGAACCTGCCGTGCGCGAGCAAGCTGGTCCGGTTCTTCGGCACCGGGGTGCCGATCACCGACAGCTGCGACGGCGCGCCGAGCCCGGAGCCCCAGCCCGTTCCGTGA
- a CDS encoding APC family permease has protein sequence MSKFPTVLKRLVLGRPFRSDRLAHTLLPKRIALPIFASDALSSVAYAPEEIFLTLSVAGLSAYAFAPWIGVAVALVMLVVVASYRQNVHAYPSGGGDYEVASTNLGGKFGLTVASALLVDYILTVAVSTSSGVANIGSAVPWVAEHKVLASVVIVAVLSALNLRGVRESGKAFAIPTYGFIAGIMIMVVWGLIEAATGTDMRAESAGFQLHSEGSWTGFAFVFLILRSFSSGAAALTGVEAISNGVPAFRKPKSKNAASTLLLMGVLAVTMLVGIITLAIVTKVNFAEDPATQLSGAPAGYQQKTIVAQIAHAVFADFPPAFYYISFSTGIILLLAANTAFNGFPVLGSILAQDRYLPRQLHTRGDRLAFSNGILFLAAFALVLIIAFDAEVTRLIQLYIVGVFVSFTVSQAGMIRHWNRLLAKEKDPAARRRMRRSQTVNAVGLTMTGVVLVIVLITKFLLGAWIAIAAMVAIFVLMTAIRKHYDRVAEELKEMGDAPTVLPSRNHAIVLVSKLHRPTLRALAYAKAMRPDVLEAVTVNVDDVDTRRLTAEWEAHKFKVPLKVVESPYREITKPVLDYVKRVRGDNPRNVVTVFIPEYVVGHWWEQVLHNQSALRLKGRLLFQSGVIVASVPWQLESSAKAAARVRRARPAAGDVRRGFDAAAARAAAKPVPSPVEPPPKEPAE, from the coding sequence GTGTCGAAGTTCCCGACCGTGCTGAAGAGGCTGGTCCTCGGGCGTCCGTTCCGAAGTGACCGGCTGGCCCACACGCTGCTGCCCAAGCGCATCGCGCTGCCGATCTTCGCCTCCGACGCGCTCTCGAGCGTGGCGTACGCGCCGGAGGAGATCTTCCTGACCCTGAGCGTGGCCGGGCTGTCCGCCTACGCTTTCGCGCCGTGGATCGGCGTCGCCGTGGCGCTGGTCATGCTGGTGGTGGTCGCGTCCTACCGGCAGAACGTGCACGCCTATCCCAGCGGCGGCGGTGACTACGAGGTCGCCAGCACCAACCTGGGCGGCAAGTTCGGCCTGACCGTGGCGAGCGCGCTGCTGGTGGACTACATCCTCACCGTCGCGGTGTCCACTTCGTCCGGTGTGGCGAACATCGGCTCCGCGGTCCCGTGGGTGGCCGAGCACAAGGTGCTCGCCTCGGTGGTGATCGTGGCCGTGCTGAGCGCGCTGAACCTGCGCGGGGTGCGCGAATCGGGCAAAGCGTTCGCCATTCCCACCTACGGCTTCATCGCCGGCATCATGATCATGGTGGTGTGGGGCCTGATCGAGGCCGCCACCGGCACGGACATGCGCGCCGAGAGCGCCGGGTTCCAGCTGCACTCCGAGGGTAGCTGGACCGGGTTCGCGTTCGTCTTCCTGATCCTGCGGTCGTTCTCCTCCGGCGCCGCGGCGCTGACCGGGGTCGAGGCGATCAGCAACGGCGTGCCCGCGTTCCGCAAGCCGAAGTCCAAGAACGCGGCCAGCACGCTGCTGCTGATGGGCGTGCTCGCGGTGACCATGCTGGTCGGCATCATCACGCTCGCGATCGTCACCAAGGTGAACTTCGCGGAGGACCCGGCCACGCAGCTGTCCGGCGCGCCCGCGGGCTACCAGCAGAAGACGATCGTCGCGCAGATCGCGCACGCGGTGTTCGCCGACTTCCCGCCCGCGTTCTACTACATCTCCTTCTCCACCGGCATCATCCTGCTGCTGGCGGCCAACACGGCGTTCAACGGCTTCCCGGTGCTCGGCTCGATCCTGGCGCAGGACCGCTACCTGCCGCGGCAGCTGCACACCCGCGGCGACCGGCTGGCGTTCTCCAACGGCATCCTGTTCCTGGCGGCGTTCGCGCTGGTGCTGATCATCGCGTTCGACGCGGAGGTCACCCGGCTGATCCAGCTGTACATCGTGGGCGTGTTCGTCTCGTTCACGGTCAGCCAGGCCGGCATGATCCGGCACTGGAACCGGTTGCTGGCCAAGGAGAAGGACCCGGCGGCGCGGCGGCGGATGCGGCGCTCGCAGACGGTGAACGCGGTCGGCCTGACGATGACCGGCGTGGTGCTGGTGATCGTGCTGATCACCAAGTTCCTGCTCGGCGCGTGGATCGCGATCGCCGCGATGGTGGCGATCTTCGTGCTGATGACGGCGATCCGGAAGCACTACGACCGGGTGGCCGAGGAGCTCAAGGAGATGGGCGACGCGCCGACCGTGCTGCCCTCGCGCAACCACGCCATCGTGCTGGTGTCCAAACTGCACCGGCCGACCCTGCGCGCGCTGGCGTACGCCAAGGCGATGCGCCCGGACGTGCTCGAGGCGGTGACGGTGAACGTGGACGACGTGGACACGCGCCGGCTCACCGCCGAGTGGGAGGCGCACAAGTTCAAGGTGCCGCTGAAGGTCGTCGAGTCGCCGTACCGCGAAATCACGAAGCCGGTGCTGGACTACGTGAAGCGCGTGCGCGGCGACAACCCGCGCAACGTGGTCACCGTGTTCATCCCCGAGTACGTGGTGGGGCACTGGTGGGAGCAGGTGCTGCACAACCAGAGCGCGTTGCGGCTCAAGGGAAGGCTGCTGTTCCAGTCCGGCGTCATCGTGGCCAGCGTGCCCTGGCAGCTGGAGTCCTCGGCGAAGGCGGCCGCCCGCGTCCGGCGCGCGCGCCCGGCAGCCGGTGACGTCCGGCGCGGCTTTGATGCCGCAGCGGCCCGCGCCGCCGCCAAACCCGTTCCATCCCCAGTCGAACCACCACCCAAGGAACCTGCTGAATGA
- a CDS encoding TetR/AcrR family transcriptional regulator, which yields MAGKKQFDVDAALEAAMIQFWQAGYAETSVDDLSRATGLNRSSLYSSFGDKDSLFLNCLDRYVTRYGEKYDAALAGADQPVAAVRAFFEVALKRIADPGLPDGCLVVQSVLATPVLSPRVAQRAQEAVGSQRTRLRTALKAGGVSDSVAGTFSVHIAAVNQSLAVMSRAGAGPQQLHAIVDVTLDALARA from the coding sequence ATGGCGGGCAAGAAGCAGTTCGACGTCGACGCGGCGCTCGAGGCCGCGATGATCCAGTTCTGGCAGGCCGGGTACGCCGAGACCTCGGTGGACGACCTGTCGCGGGCCACCGGGCTCAACCGCAGCTCGCTCTACTCGTCCTTCGGGGACAAGGATTCGCTCTTCCTGAACTGCCTGGACCGCTACGTCACGCGTTATGGGGAGAAGTACGACGCCGCGCTGGCCGGCGCCGATCAGCCGGTTGCCGCCGTGCGGGCGTTTTTCGAGGTCGCCTTGAAACGCATCGCGGACCCCGGCCTGCCCGACGGGTGCCTGGTGGTCCAGTCCGTTCTGGCGACGCCCGTGCTTAGTCCACGCGTGGCCCAGCGTGCGCAGGAAGCGGTGGGCTCCCAGCGCACCCGGCTGCGCACCGCGTTGAAGGCGGGCGGGGTGTCCGACTCGGTGGCGGGGACTTTCTCCGTCCATATCGCGGCGGTGAACCAGTCGCTGGCGGTCATGAGCCGGGCCGGGGCCGGCCCGCAACAGCTGCACGCCATCGTCGACGTGACCCTGGACGCGCTGGCCCGGGCTTAG
- a CDS encoding alpha/beta fold hydrolase, with the protein MTDNPVRDLPGFTHRWVEAGGIRLHAVEGGRADGPAVVLLAGFPQTWWAWRQVMPALARRCHVLAIDLPGQGHSERPHGSYDTHTVAAYVHAAVEALGVSRYWLAGHDVGAWVAFSLAVQFESRLHGVALLDAGIPGITLPDAVPLDPERAWKTWHFAFHLVPDLPEILLAGREREYVGWFLKAKSLSPSTFDDTEIEAYAAAVAAEDGLRACLAYYRHAAESARKNHEALARQHLTLPVLGISGRHGSIPDMAASLRPWAADTTGIVVPDAGHFIPDEQPDAVAAALADFIGKGDRY; encoded by the coding sequence ATGACCGACAACCCAGTCCGCGACCTACCCGGCTTCACCCACCGCTGGGTCGAAGCGGGCGGAATCCGGCTTCACGCGGTCGAAGGCGGCCGCGCGGACGGTCCGGCCGTCGTGCTGCTCGCCGGATTCCCGCAGACCTGGTGGGCCTGGCGGCAGGTCATGCCCGCGCTGGCCCGCCGGTGCCACGTCCTCGCGATCGACCTGCCCGGCCAGGGCCATTCCGAACGACCGCACGGCAGCTACGACACTCACACCGTCGCCGCGTATGTCCACGCTGCGGTGGAAGCGCTGGGAGTTTCGCGCTACTGGCTGGCCGGCCACGACGTCGGCGCGTGGGTCGCCTTCTCCCTCGCGGTGCAGTTCGAGAGCCGGCTGCACGGCGTCGCCCTGCTCGACGCCGGAATCCCGGGCATCACGCTGCCCGACGCCGTCCCGCTCGACCCCGAACGGGCGTGGAAGACCTGGCATTTCGCCTTCCACCTCGTGCCCGACCTGCCCGAAATCCTGCTCGCGGGGCGTGAGCGCGAGTACGTCGGCTGGTTCCTGAAGGCGAAATCCCTCTCCCCCAGCACTTTCGACGACACCGAAATCGAGGCGTACGCCGCGGCCGTCGCCGCCGAAGACGGGCTTCGCGCCTGCCTGGCCTACTACCGGCACGCCGCCGAATCGGCGCGGAAGAACCACGAAGCCCTGGCACGGCAACACCTCACCCTGCCGGTTCTCGGGATCTCCGGCCGCCACGGCTCCATCCCCGACATGGCCGCGTCGCTGCGGCCCTGGGCCGCCGACACCACCGGCATCGTGGTGCCGGACGCGGGGCATTTCATCCCGGACGAGCAGCCCGACGCCGTCGCCGCCGCTTTGGCCGACTTCATCGGCAAAGGCGACCGCTACTGA
- a CDS encoding APC family permease — translation MSTDTGDSELSEFGYTNQLKRTLGSFHTFAAGISYISVLTGVFQLSYLGLSEGGPAYWWSWPMVFAGQLMVALSFAELAAHYPVAGSVYNWAKKLGNSHVAWLAGWMMLLASIVSISATALAYQRTLPQITSFFQFIGDGSGTSDAANGVLLAAVLIVFTTLVNAFGVKLMARINSAGVFIELLFAVLLVVFLAFHFVRGPGVVTETNGTGEGHAGGYLGAFLIAAIASSYVMYGFDTAASLGEESVDPHRNAPKAIMRALVASFVLGGLIILFALMAVGNIHAPELGTVGLQYVLTDALGPAIGRVFLFVVFIAITVCVLAVHTAAIRIAFAMARDNALPGGSKLAHVNKKTGTPVLPAIVIGLIAVALLLVNINSSQIFSAVTSLAIILIYVAYLLVTVPMLVKRLRGEWPRKDAPSGRFSLGRWGLPVNVLAVLWGVAMTVNLAWPRTEIYNATPPYHWYLRWSSVLFVAVFAAGGFAYYWFVQRHKIGVLADHAAVPSAASSSHSQEVTDE, via the coding sequence GTGAGCACCGACACCGGTGACAGCGAGCTCAGCGAATTCGGCTACACCAACCAGCTCAAGCGGACGCTCGGCAGCTTCCACACCTTCGCCGCGGGAATCAGCTACATCTCGGTGCTCACCGGGGTGTTCCAGCTGTCCTACCTGGGCCTGTCCGAGGGCGGCCCGGCCTACTGGTGGTCGTGGCCGATGGTGTTCGCGGGCCAGCTGATGGTCGCGCTGAGCTTCGCCGAGCTGGCCGCCCACTACCCGGTCGCCGGCTCCGTCTACAACTGGGCGAAGAAGCTCGGCAACTCGCACGTGGCGTGGCTGGCGGGCTGGATGATGCTGCTCGCGTCGATCGTCTCGATCTCCGCGACGGCGCTGGCCTACCAGCGGACGCTGCCGCAGATCACCTCGTTCTTCCAGTTCATCGGTGACGGCTCGGGCACCAGCGACGCGGCCAACGGCGTGCTGCTGGCGGCCGTGCTGATCGTGTTCACCACGCTGGTGAACGCGTTCGGCGTGAAGCTGATGGCGCGGATCAACAGCGCGGGCGTGTTCATCGAGCTGCTCTTCGCCGTGCTGCTGGTCGTGTTCCTGGCGTTCCACTTCGTCCGCGGGCCCGGCGTGGTCACCGAGACCAACGGGACCGGCGAGGGCCACGCGGGCGGCTATCTCGGCGCGTTCCTGATCGCCGCGATCGCCTCGTCCTACGTGATGTACGGCTTCGACACGGCGGCCTCGCTCGGCGAGGAGTCGGTGGACCCGCACCGCAACGCGCCGAAGGCGATCATGCGGGCGCTGGTGGCTTCGTTCGTGCTCGGCGGGCTGATCATCCTGTTCGCGCTGATGGCGGTGGGCAACATCCACGCGCCGGAGCTGGGCACGGTCGGCCTGCAGTACGTGCTGACCGACGCGCTCGGGCCCGCGATCGGCCGGGTCTTCCTGTTCGTGGTGTTCATCGCGATCACCGTGTGCGTGCTCGCCGTGCACACCGCGGCGATCCGGATCGCGTTCGCCATGGCGCGGGACAACGCGCTGCCCGGCGGCTCGAAGCTCGCGCACGTCAACAAGAAGACCGGCACCCCGGTGCTGCCCGCGATCGTGATCGGCCTGATCGCGGTGGCGCTGCTGCTGGTGAACATCAACTCGTCGCAGATCTTCTCGGCGGTGACCAGCCTGGCGATCATCCTGATCTACGTGGCGTACCTGCTGGTGACCGTCCCGATGCTGGTGAAGCGGCTGCGCGGCGAGTGGCCGCGCAAGGACGCGCCGTCAGGGCGCTTCTCCCTCGGCCGCTGGGGCCTGCCGGTGAACGTGCTCGCGGTGCTGTGGGGCGTCGCGATGACCGTGAACCTGGCCTGGCCGCGCACCGAGATCTACAACGCGACCCCGCCGTACCACTGGTACCTGCGGTGGAGCTCGGTGCTGTTCGTCGCCGTGTTCGCGGCCGGCGGGTTCGCCTACTACTGGTTCGTGCAGCGGCACAAGATCGGCGTGCTGGCGGACCACGCCGCCGTCCCGTCCGCGGCTTCGTCTTCGCATTCGCAGGAGGTAACCGATGAGTGA
- a CDS encoding aldehyde dehydrogenase family protein — translation MADLYIGGEWVNALAGGRREIRCPADGTLVATVDEVRRADTEAAIAAARRAFDTGPWPSTAAATRGDLLLRTADLLDRDAEAFARAESLDTGKRLVESRYDMADIAACLRYFGKLAANDAGRVVDTGSADSFSRIVHEPVGVCGLITPWNYPLLQTIWKVAPALAAGNTFVLKPSELTPHTSIMLMKLLSEAGLPAGVANLVLGAGPEAGAPLSEHPDVDLVSFTGGLATGKVIAANAAATVKKVALELGGKNPNVVFADADFETAVDYALTAVFLHSGQVCSAGARLIVQREWHDEFVGELVRRAERIRLGGPFDENAETGPLISAAHREKVERYVATAIAEGAVLRTGGKRPEAPELQDGFYYLPTILDNVAQGSTAVVEESFGPVLTVETFTDEDDAIRIANDTHYGLAGGVFTSDAARAQRVANRLRHGTVWINDYHPYLPQAEWGGYKQSGFGRELGPTGLAEYTEAKHIYQNLRPGPQHWFAG, via the coding sequence ATGGCGGACTTGTACATCGGTGGCGAATGGGTGAACGCGCTAGCGGGCGGCCGCCGCGAGATCCGGTGCCCGGCGGACGGGACCCTGGTCGCCACGGTCGACGAGGTCCGCCGCGCGGACACCGAAGCGGCCATCGCCGCCGCGCGCCGCGCCTTCGACACCGGTCCGTGGCCCTCGACCGCCGCCGCCACGCGTGGCGACCTGCTCCTGCGCACGGCCGACCTGCTCGACCGCGACGCCGAGGCGTTCGCCCGCGCCGAATCGCTGGACACTGGCAAACGCCTGGTGGAGAGCCGGTACGACATGGCCGACATCGCCGCCTGCCTGCGCTACTTCGGCAAGCTCGCGGCCAACGACGCCGGGCGCGTGGTGGACACCGGCAGCGCGGACTCGTTCAGCCGGATCGTGCACGAGCCGGTCGGCGTCTGCGGGTTGATCACCCCGTGGAACTACCCGCTGCTGCAGACCATCTGGAAGGTCGCGCCGGCGCTGGCCGCGGGCAACACGTTCGTGCTCAAGCCCAGCGAGCTGACCCCGCACACGTCGATCATGCTGATGAAGCTGCTCAGCGAGGCCGGGCTGCCCGCCGGCGTGGCGAACCTCGTGCTCGGCGCGGGCCCGGAGGCGGGCGCGCCGCTGTCCGAGCACCCGGACGTCGACTTGGTCTCCTTCACCGGCGGGCTGGCCACCGGGAAGGTGATCGCCGCGAACGCCGCGGCGACCGTGAAGAAGGTCGCCCTCGAGCTGGGCGGCAAGAACCCGAACGTGGTGTTCGCCGACGCGGACTTCGAGACCGCCGTGGACTACGCGCTGACCGCCGTCTTCCTGCACTCGGGCCAGGTCTGCTCGGCCGGCGCCCGGCTGATCGTCCAGCGCGAGTGGCACGACGAGTTCGTCGGCGAGCTGGTGCGCCGGGCCGAGCGGATCCGGCTGGGCGGGCCGTTCGACGAGAACGCCGAGACCGGGCCGCTGATCTCCGCCGCGCACCGCGAGAAGGTGGAGCGCTACGTCGCCACCGCGATCGCCGAGGGCGCCGTGCTGCGCACCGGCGGCAAGCGCCCGGAAGCGCCCGAATTGCAGGACGGCTTCTACTACCTGCCGACCATTCTGGACAACGTCGCGCAGGGCAGCACCGCCGTGGTCGAGGAGTCCTTCGGGCCGGTGCTGACCGTGGAGACGTTCACCGACGAGGACGACGCGATCCGGATCGCCAACGACACCCACTACGGCCTGGCCGGCGGCGTGTTCACCAGCGACGCCGCGCGCGCCCAGCGCGTGGCGAACCGGCTGCGCCACGGCACGGTGTGGATCAACGACTACCACCCGTACCTGCCGCAGGCCGAGTGGGGCGGCTACAAGCAGTCCGGCTTCGGCCGCGAGCTGGGGCCGACCGGGCTGGCCGAGTACACCGAGGCCAAGCACATCTACCAGAACCTGCGCCCCGGCCCGCAGCACTGGTTCGCCGGCTAG